A stretch of the Octopus bimaculoides isolate UCB-OBI-ISO-001 chromosome 8, ASM119413v2, whole genome shotgun sequence genome encodes the following:
- the LOC106883167 gene encoding GTP-binding protein Di-Ras2 isoform X1, protein MNKLGMHIPQKDKASKDRSVRLRVMPEQSNDYRVVVFGAGGVGKSSLVLRFVRGTFRESYIPTIEDTYRQVISCNKQVCTLQITDTTGSHQFPAMQRLSISKGHAFILVYSITSRQSLEELKPIFSEITEIKGDVDSIPIMLVGNKCDETSREVTQNVGAELAKRWNCAYLETSAKTNHNVKELFQELLQLEKRRTMSLQLETKKTKSQKRKEKLKGKCVVM, encoded by the coding sequence GCATCAAAGGATCGGTCAGTGCGACTTCGAGTGATGCCAGAGCAGAGCAATGACTACAGAGTGGTAGTGTTTGGTGCAGGGGGTGTGGGAAAGAGTTCCCTCGTTCTCAGATTTGTACGAGGGACATTCCGCGAAAGCTACATCCCAACAATTGAAGACACTTATCGGCAAGTTATCAGCTGCAACAAACAAGTGTGCACGCTGCAAATCACGGACACAACGGGCAGCCATCAGTTCCCCGCCATGCAGCGCCTATCCATTTCAAAAGGACACGCCTTCATTTTGGTCTACTCTATCACAAGCAGGCAATCGCTGGAAGAGCTTAAGCCAATATTCAGTGAAATTACAGAGATCAAAGGAGACGTTGACAGCATCCCAATCATGCTGGTGGGCAACAAGTGCGACGAAACTAGTCGTGAGGTGACTCAGAACGTAGGAGCTGAACTGGCCAAACGCTGGAACTGTGCCTATCTCGAAACTTCAGCAAAGACAAATCACAATGTGAAGGAACTATTCCAAGAACTGTTGCAGTTGGAGAAGAGAAGAACTATGAGCCTGCAACTggagacaaagaaaacaaaatcccaGAAACGCAAGGAGAAGTTAAAGGGGAAATGTGTTgttatgtaa
- the LOC106883167 gene encoding GTP-binding protein Di-Ras2 isoform X2, translating into MQMLKASKDRSVRLRVMPEQSNDYRVVVFGAGGVGKSSLVLRFVRGTFRESYIPTIEDTYRQVISCNKQVCTLQITDTTGSHQFPAMQRLSISKGHAFILVYSITSRQSLEELKPIFSEITEIKGDVDSIPIMLVGNKCDETSREVTQNVGAELAKRWNCAYLETSAKTNHNVKELFQELLQLEKRRTMSLQLETKKTKSQKRKEKLKGKCVVM; encoded by the coding sequence GCATCAAAGGATCGGTCAGTGCGACTTCGAGTGATGCCAGAGCAGAGCAATGACTACAGAGTGGTAGTGTTTGGTGCAGGGGGTGTGGGAAAGAGTTCCCTCGTTCTCAGATTTGTACGAGGGACATTCCGCGAAAGCTACATCCCAACAATTGAAGACACTTATCGGCAAGTTATCAGCTGCAACAAACAAGTGTGCACGCTGCAAATCACGGACACAACGGGCAGCCATCAGTTCCCCGCCATGCAGCGCCTATCCATTTCAAAAGGACACGCCTTCATTTTGGTCTACTCTATCACAAGCAGGCAATCGCTGGAAGAGCTTAAGCCAATATTCAGTGAAATTACAGAGATCAAAGGAGACGTTGACAGCATCCCAATCATGCTGGTGGGCAACAAGTGCGACGAAACTAGTCGTGAGGTGACTCAGAACGTAGGAGCTGAACTGGCCAAACGCTGGAACTGTGCCTATCTCGAAACTTCAGCAAAGACAAATCACAATGTGAAGGAACTATTCCAAGAACTGTTGCAGTTGGAGAAGAGAAGAACTATGAGCCTGCAACTggagacaaagaaaacaaaatcccaGAAACGCAAGGAGAAGTTAAAGGGGAAATGTGTTgttatgtaa